One Nitrospirota bacterium genomic region harbors:
- a CDS encoding serine protease yields the protein MKPTLLPVAVAAGLALWSRIGLPAELTPREIYEQRSPAVVMVMGHSNAGRRGSGGTGSIIQQDGLVLTNAHVVIEEPTGKPYPRLTVYLKPDRVTGDPKADLSRGVKARVVAFSQPLDLALLKLEGTAGPLPVLELSDSDGTRIGDRVVAIGHPEQGGLWTLTTGTISAEFENFQGTKGKSVFQTETGLNRGNSGGPLLDASGRMIGVNTAIARVAPDGLPITSISFALKSSVAKRWLREQGIAPQQVLAPPDTPAPDTSGDRSTPLPSGQTTRPANPPPSTPKAVPPSPSVPSAPQAVTPPRPYNLDRLISERSRAEADLEEMIKEMRGKLGGR from the coding sequence ATGAAGCCGACACTCTTACCGGTCGCCGTCGCGGCCGGTCTCGCGTTATGGTCGAGGATCGGCCTCCCGGCCGAACTGACGCCGCGCGAAATTTACGAGCAGCGTTCGCCGGCGGTCGTGATGGTCATGGGCCATTCCAACGCCGGCCGACGAGGCAGCGGCGGCACCGGTTCCATCATCCAACAGGACGGGCTCGTGTTGACGAACGCCCATGTCGTGATCGAGGAGCCGACGGGCAAGCCCTATCCCCGCTTGACGGTCTATCTGAAGCCGGACCGGGTGACCGGCGATCCGAAGGCGGATTTGTCGCGAGGAGTCAAGGCGCGCGTAGTGGCCTTCTCGCAACCGCTGGACCTGGCGCTGCTCAAGCTCGAGGGGACAGCCGGACCGCTGCCGGTCCTCGAGCTGAGCGACTCCGACGGGACCAGGATCGGCGATCGCGTGGTGGCGATCGGGCATCCCGAACAGGGCGGGCTCTGGACCTTGACGACCGGCACCATCAGCGCGGAGTTCGAGAATTTTCAAGGCACGAAGGGCAAATCCGTGTTTCAGACGGAAACGGGACTGAACCGCGGCAACTCCGGCGGCCCATTGCTGGACGCTTCCGGCCGCATGATCGGGGTCAATACAGCGATCGCGCGCGTCGCGCCGGACGGACTGCCGATTACCAGTATCAGTTTCGCGCTCAAGTCCAGCGTCGCGAAGCGATGGCTGCGTGAGCAGGGAATCGCGCCGCAACAGGTGCTGGCTCCACCCGACACGCCTGCGCCGGACACATCCGGCGATCGTTCCACCCCTCTGCCCAGCGGGCAAACGACTCGCCCCGCGAATCCTCCGCCCTCGACGCCCAAGGCCGTCCCTCCCTCTCCATCCGTTCCGTCTGCTCCACAAGCCGTGACTCCGCCTCGACCGTACAATCTGGACCGGCTCATCAGTGAGCGGAGTCGCGCCGAGGCCGATCTGGAGGAAATGATCAAGGAAATGCGGGGCAAGCTGGGCGGGCGATAA
- a CDS encoding PAS domain S-box protein has protein sequence MAILRPDFPIIGVTITLIGAIWAMDYWLPLGLQAAVLYVVPVLTSSWIRSRRATLLVAGIASVLTLADAFVEGPSVVPYWVVLCNRSLALLAVWTTTVLCVRRQHSEEELRWVYEGIERQIAERTAELEQANKELDAMRQEALLQLAEIVKSSDDAIIGKTPDGIIRSWNAGAERIYGYQAEEVIGRPISLLCPPNRPDEIPAMLERIRRGEHVRNFETVRRRKDGKKIDVSLTISPVKDADGRIVGVSSIARDITERKRIEAALRESEARFHMMADTAPVMVWMAGPDTQCTFVNKRWLEFTGRTLEQELGDAWVSGVHPSDMRRCLDTYLSAFQTEQPFTMEYRLRRADGQYRWVLDTGIPLFEADGTFAGFIGSCMDLTERKEMEDQLRKALKEKESLLREVHHRVKNNLQVISSLLNLQSASIKDQQIAQLFKECQTRITSIALLHETLHRSQDLSQIKMGDYIRTLTGHLFRSYGVDPRQIVLDLNVENVEFDLDTGMTCGLIVDELVANCLKHAFQPGRQGHIQVDLVANLDDTYTLRVSDDGTGLPKDGVLRNPDSLGLELVGLLAEKLEGTVELQSGKGTEWRIRFRTLNY, from the coding sequence ATGGCGATCCTCCGACCTGATTTCCCCATCATCGGCGTCACGATCACGCTTATCGGCGCCATCTGGGCCATGGACTACTGGTTGCCGCTGGGCCTTCAGGCGGCGGTCCTGTATGTCGTTCCGGTCTTGACTTCCTCGTGGATCCGGTCACGCCGCGCGACACTGCTGGTGGCCGGCATCGCCTCGGTCCTCACCCTCGCCGACGCGTTCGTAGAAGGACCCTCAGTGGTGCCGTATTGGGTCGTGCTCTGCAATCGCAGTCTGGCGCTTCTGGCGGTGTGGACCACGACCGTGCTGTGTGTCAGGCGTCAGCACAGCGAAGAAGAACTCCGGTGGGTCTACGAGGGAATCGAACGCCAGATCGCCGAGCGCACCGCCGAACTCGAACAAGCCAACAAGGAACTGGACGCGATGCGCCAGGAAGCGTTGTTGCAGTTGGCTGAGATCGTCAAGTCGTCCGACGACGCGATCATCGGAAAGACCCCGGACGGGATCATCCGAAGCTGGAACGCCGGGGCGGAACGGATCTATGGGTATCAAGCCGAAGAGGTCATCGGTCGGCCCATCTCGCTGCTGTGTCCTCCGAATCGTCCCGATGAAATCCCGGCCATGCTCGAACGCATCCGTCGTGGCGAACATGTGCGCAATTTCGAGACGGTACGGCGAAGGAAAGACGGAAAGAAGATCGACGTGTCGCTCACGATTTCCCCAGTCAAGGACGCCGACGGCCGGATCGTCGGCGTGTCCTCCATCGCCCGCGATATCACGGAGCGGAAGCGGATCGAGGCGGCGTTGCGCGAGAGCGAAGCCCGTTTCCACATGATGGCGGACACCGCGCCGGTGATGGTGTGGATGGCCGGACCGGACACCCAGTGCACCTTCGTCAACAAGCGGTGGCTCGAATTTACCGGGCGGACGCTGGAGCAGGAATTGGGGGATGCCTGGGTCAGCGGCGTCCACCCGAGCGACATGCGGCGCTGCCTGGACACCTATCTGTCCGCGTTCCAGACCGAGCAACCGTTCACGATGGAGTATCGCCTGCGCCGGGCGGACGGACAGTACCGCTGGGTCCTGGATACGGGCATTCCGCTCTTCGAAGCGGACGGCACTTTCGCCGGATTCATCGGGTCTTGCATGGATCTGACGGAACGCAAAGAGATGGAGGACCAGCTCCGGAAGGCGCTGAAGGAGAAAGAAAGCCTCCTGCGGGAGGTGCATCACCGCGTCAAGAACAACCTGCAGGTGATCTCCAGTCTGCTCAACCTGCAATCGGCCAGCATCAAGGATCAGCAGATCGCGCAATTGTTCAAGGAATGCCAGACGCGCATCACGTCCATCGCCCTGCTGCACGAAACCTTGCATCGCTCGCAGGACCTCTCGCAGATCAAAATGGGCGACTATATCCGGACGCTGACCGGGCACCTCTTCCGTTCGTACGGCGTGGATCCCCGCCAGATTGTCCTCGACCTCAACGTCGAAAACGTGGAGTTCGACCTTGATACGGGCATGACCTGCGGCCTGATCGTCGACGAGCTCGTCGCCAACTGCCTGAAGCACGCGTTTCAGCCCGGCAGGCAGGGGCATATTCAGGTCGACCTGGTCGCCAACCTGGATGACACGTACACCCTGCGGGTCAGCGACGACGGGACCGGATTGCCGAAGGACGGGGTCTTGCGGAACCCGGACTCGTTGGGACTCGAGCTGGTCGGTCTGTTGGCGGAAAAGTTGGAAGGGACCGTCGAGTTGCAAAGCGGCAAAGGCACGGAGTGGCGGATCAGGTTCCGGACCCTGAATTATTAG
- a CDS encoding response regulator: MEQARILVVEDEPIVARDIQLSLQRLGYEVPATASSGEEAIRKAAETRPDLVVMDIVLKGKMDGVETAQHLKDRLNVPVIYLTAFADDQTLERAKTTAPAGYMLKPYQPHELRTSIEIALHRSQSERGLRESLRWLATTVRVMGDAVLTTSRGGRLTYMSPAAEALTGWTQKEALGAGLRAILCIEEQGQMHEIDDPAMTAMEECRIVDLSEVTLVTKDYRKRPIEGRAAPVVDDAGVVIGAVVVFRDARVLARSEQERDIDEHLSRAKGVINLCAWCKKVPDEEGNWWDLETFITDHSCIRFNGGLCPDCMERCFPKEG; this comes from the coding sequence ATGGAACAGGCGAGAATTCTGGTGGTGGAAGATGAGCCGATCGTGGCGAGGGACATCCAGCTCAGTCTCCAGCGGCTGGGGTACGAGGTGCCGGCCACGGCGTCGTCCGGAGAGGAGGCGATCCGGAAAGCGGCGGAGACGCGGCCCGATCTCGTCGTGATGGACATCGTGTTGAAGGGCAAGATGGACGGCGTCGAGACCGCTCAGCATCTCAAAGACCGGCTGAACGTGCCGGTCATCTACTTGACGGCCTTCGCCGACGACCAAACCCTCGAACGGGCCAAAACGACGGCCCCGGCCGGCTACATGCTCAAGCCCTATCAGCCGCACGAGCTGCGAACGAGCATCGAGATCGCGCTCCATCGGAGCCAGTCGGAACGGGGCCTGCGCGAAAGCCTGCGCTGGCTGGCGACCACCGTGCGCGTGATGGGTGACGCCGTGTTGACCACCAGCCGAGGCGGACGTCTCACTTACATGAGTCCCGCCGCGGAGGCGCTCACCGGATGGACTCAGAAAGAGGCCTTGGGCGCCGGCCTCCGGGCGATCCTGTGCATCGAGGAACAGGGGCAGATGCACGAGATCGACGATCCGGCCATGACCGCGATGGAAGAATGCCGGATCGTCGATCTGTCCGAGGTCACGCTCGTGACCAAAGACTATCGGAAACGACCGATCGAAGGCCGCGCCGCCCCTGTCGTGGATGACGCCGGCGTCGTCATCGGCGCGGTGGTGGTGTTTCGGGACGCGCGTGTGCTCGCCCGCTCGGAACAGGAACGGGACATCGACGAGCATCTGAGCCGGGCGAAGGGAGTCATCAACCTCTGCGCCTGGTGCAAGAAGGTGCCGGACGAAGAAGGCAATTGGTGGGATCTGGAGACGTTCATCACGGACCATTCGTGCATCCGCTTCAACGGAGGCCTGTGCCCGGACTGTATGGAGAGGTGCTTCCCGAAAGAGGGGTGA
- the ilvD gene encoding dihydroxy-acid dehydratase, translated as MTNPLQRKSHDLLQGPGRAPARAMLKAVGFTDDDLSRPLVGVANTWIEVMPCNYHLRRLSERVKAGIRAAGGTPIEYNTIAISDGISMGTEGMKASLISREVIADSVELVARGHLFDAVVALSGCDKTIPGTVMALARLDLPSLMLYGGSIMPGTFQGRAVTIQDVFEAVGKHAAHKMTDAELKELEDRACPGPGACGGQFTANTMAIAFEFLGISPMGWNGVPAMDPCKDDVAFACGKLVMELLKQDLRPRRIITRKSLENAIAAVATTGGSTNAVLHLLAVAREAGVRLTLDDFDKINRKVPLLADLKPGGRFMAADLYAAGGTTLVAKRLLDAGLLHPDQPTVTGRTIGEEAGQVKETPGQQVVRPLSNPIKPTGGLVILKGNLAPDGCVVKVAGHSMLKFRGPAKVFDREEDAFAAVKACQIKAGDVVVIRYEGPAGGPGMREMLGVTAAIVGEGLGDSVALLTDGRFSGATHGLMAGHVSPEAARGGPIAAVKNGDVIVFDIPKRRLDVDLTQKELAARLKKVKHPAPRYTAGVMAKYARHVSSASEGAVMS; from the coding sequence ATGACCAATCCACTGCAGAGAAAAAGCCACGATCTACTTCAAGGTCCCGGCCGGGCTCCGGCTCGGGCGATGCTGAAGGCCGTGGGGTTCACCGATGACGATTTGTCCCGCCCGCTGGTCGGCGTGGCCAACACCTGGATCGAGGTGATGCCCTGCAATTACCATCTGCGCCGGCTGTCCGAACGGGTGAAGGCCGGCATCCGCGCGGCCGGCGGGACGCCGATCGAATACAACACCATCGCGATCTCGGACGGGATCTCCATGGGCACGGAGGGGATGAAGGCGTCGCTCATCAGCCGCGAGGTCATCGCTGACTCGGTGGAATTGGTCGCGCGCGGACACCTCTTCGACGCGGTCGTGGCCCTGTCCGGGTGCGACAAGACCATTCCCGGCACGGTGATGGCGCTGGCCCGATTGGATCTGCCGTCGCTGATGCTCTACGGCGGCTCGATCATGCCCGGCACGTTTCAGGGTCGCGCCGTGACGATTCAGGACGTGTTCGAAGCGGTGGGCAAGCACGCGGCCCACAAGATGACCGACGCCGAGCTGAAAGAGCTGGAAGACCGTGCCTGTCCCGGTCCCGGCGCCTGCGGCGGCCAATTCACGGCCAACACCATGGCGATCGCCTTCGAGTTTCTCGGCATCTCGCCGATGGGCTGGAACGGCGTGCCGGCGATGGACCCGTGCAAGGACGACGTGGCCTTTGCATGCGGCAAGCTGGTGATGGAGTTGCTGAAACAGGACCTCCGCCCGCGCCGGATCATCACGCGCAAATCCTTGGAGAACGCGATCGCGGCCGTCGCCACGACGGGCGGCTCGACCAACGCGGTGCTGCATCTGTTGGCGGTGGCCCGGGAAGCTGGTGTGCGGCTCACCCTCGACGACTTCGACAAGATCAACCGGAAAGTGCCGCTGCTCGCCGATCTCAAGCCGGGCGGCCGGTTCATGGCCGCCGATCTCTATGCGGCGGGCGGGACGACGCTGGTCGCCAAGCGGTTGCTGGATGCTGGCCTGCTGCACCCCGACCAGCCGACCGTGACCGGCCGTACGATCGGGGAAGAAGCCGGACAGGTGAAGGAAACGCCCGGACAACAGGTCGTAAGGCCCCTCTCGAATCCGATCAAACCGACCGGCGGGCTGGTCATTTTGAAAGGCAATCTGGCGCCGGACGGGTGCGTGGTGAAAGTCGCGGGACACTCGATGCTGAAGTTCCGCGGACCGGCCAAGGTCTTCGATCGCGAGGAAGACGCCTTCGCCGCGGTGAAAGCCTGTCAGATCAAGGCCGGGGACGTGGTGGTGATTCGGTACGAAGGCCCGGCGGGCGGGCCCGGCATGCGCGAGATGCTGGGCGTGACCGCCGCCATTGTGGGGGAAGGGCTCGGCGACTCCGTGGCCCTCCTCACCGACGGCCGTTTTTCCGGCGCCACCCACGGCCTGATGGCCGGCCACGTCTCACCGGAAGCCGCCAGAGGCGGCCCGATCGCCGCCGTGAAAAACGGCGACGTGATCGTCTTCGACATCCCGAAGCGCCGGCTGGACGTCGACCTGACGCAGAAAGAACTGGCCGCCCGCCTGAAGAAAGTGAAACACCCGGCGCCCCGCTACACCGCCGGCGTGATGGCCAAGTATGCGCGGCACGTGTCGTCGGCGTCGGAAGGCGCGGTGATGAGCTAA
- a CDS encoding FAD-binding oxidoreductase yields the protein MAIQVFHARVEQVRDLTHDVRELVLRLLDPPKIDFKAGQFVSFEVMHPRLHRPVTRPYSIVSPPSRPEFITLLFNLVPGGPGSTYLFSLRTGDETRFQGPAGAFYVRDDPARDLLFVATGTGIAPFRSMIEDRLERGFERRITLYWGLRSERDVYYQNELDALAKRHPNFAFAITLSRPQARWTGPVGRVTTLVEERLTSVKNLAVYLCGNSGMIADVSAFINKEGLCPIYREKYYDDTGEPDD from the coding sequence ATGGCCATTCAAGTTTTCCATGCCCGCGTTGAACAAGTGCGGGACCTGACCCACGATGTGCGGGAACTTGTTCTCCGCCTGCTCGACCCGCCCAAGATCGACTTCAAGGCGGGACAGTTCGTGTCCTTCGAGGTCATGCATCCGAGGCTGCACCGGCCGGTGACGCGTCCCTACTCGATCGTCTCTCCGCCAAGCCGACCCGAGTTCATCACGCTCCTGTTCAACCTGGTTCCCGGCGGTCCCGGCTCCACCTACCTCTTCAGCCTGCGCACGGGCGACGAGACGCGGTTCCAAGGCCCGGCCGGCGCATTTTACGTGCGGGACGATCCGGCCAGGGATCTGCTCTTCGTCGCGACCGGCACCGGCATCGCGCCGTTCCGTTCCATGATCGAGGACCGGCTCGAACGCGGCTTCGAGCGGCGCATTACCCTCTACTGGGGGCTGCGGAGCGAGCGCGACGTGTACTACCAGAATGAATTGGACGCGCTGGCAAAGCGGCACCCGAATTTTGCCTTTGCCATCACGCTGTCACGGCCGCAGGCGCGGTGGACCGGTCCGGTCGGGCGTGTGACGACGCTCGTCGAAGAACGGCTGACCTCGGTGAAGAATCTGGCCGTCTACCTGTGCGGCAACAGCGGCATGATCGCGGACGTGTCCGCGTTCATCAACAAGGAGGGTCTCTGCCCCATCTACCGCGAGAAATATTACGACGACACCGGCGAGCCGGACGATTAG
- a CDS encoding PepSY domain-containing protein: MRRFGIVAVTVMGSTLALSAPAWSDEKGKKDKEEAKVSELVKDAKVTIDQAIKTASEKVQGTVVEAELEKKHGKTVWEVEIVGTDNKVTEVHIDAATGDVIDTEEKKEEKKGEKKKGKEKGK; the protein is encoded by the coding sequence ATGCGCAGGTTCGGCATTGTTGCGGTGACCGTCATGGGCTCGACGCTGGCGCTGAGCGCGCCGGCCTGGAGCGATGAAAAGGGCAAGAAGGACAAAGAGGAGGCCAAGGTCTCGGAACTTGTGAAAGACGCCAAGGTCACCATCGACCAGGCGATCAAGACGGCCTCGGAGAAGGTGCAGGGCACGGTGGTCGAGGCCGAATTGGAAAAGAAACACGGCAAGACCGTATGGGAGGTGGAGATTGTCGGTACTGATAACAAAGTCACCGAAGTCCATATCGACGCCGCAACGGGCGACGTGATCGATACCGAAGAGAAGAAAGAAGAGAAGAAAGGCGAGAAGAAGAAAGGCAAAGAGAAGGGCAAATAA
- a CDS encoding Spy/CpxP family protein refolding chaperone translates to MKRFAVTVFSMGLATLAILAFTLQPAWADPPADKHGRDGYGKEGYGGHGMGMGMMLHGSTSHLIRHLLRHQKDIGLNDEQVGKLKELQLNLDKTRIKSEADIQIAERELRALVEDDKSDLGAIEAKLKQSEELQVGLRLAAIKARREALGLLTPEQREKEKGIHEKMMREHKSAGRGHGSPKGEPKKDDGKKN, encoded by the coding sequence ATGAAGAGATTCGCGGTCACTGTCTTCTCGATGGGCTTGGCAACTCTGGCTATATTGGCGTTCACCTTGCAGCCCGCGTGGGCCGATCCGCCGGCCGACAAACACGGCAGGGACGGCTACGGCAAAGAAGGCTACGGCGGCCACGGTATGGGGATGGGCATGATGCTGCACGGCAGCACCTCCCACCTCATCCGCCACCTCTTGAGGCACCAGAAGGACATCGGGCTGAACGACGAGCAGGTCGGCAAGCTCAAGGAGTTGCAGCTCAACCTGGACAAGACCCGCATCAAGAGCGAGGCGGACATTCAGATCGCGGAACGCGAACTGCGGGCCTTGGTTGAAGACGACAAGTCGGACCTCGGCGCCATCGAGGCCAAGCTGAAGCAAAGCGAGGAGCTGCAAGTCGGGCTTCGCCTGGCCGCCATCAAGGCCCGGCGCGAGGCGCTCGGGCTGTTGACGCCCGAGCAACGGGAAAAGGAAAAGGGCATCCATGAAAAAATGATGCGAGAGCATAAGAGCGCCGGCCGCGGTCACGGGAGCCCCAAGGGAGAGCCCAAGAAGGACGACGGAAAGAAAAACTAA